In Microbacterium enclense, one genomic interval encodes:
- a CDS encoding LPXTG cell wall anchor domain-containing protein, translating to MKRNMKRVGWASASAALALAATGLIVPTAAFAGDAESIAPTSGPQFDATAKELLSSDQVKVVGADGQGRVVVYTTTDEANLEGEPQLFVKENSNVVVKKLDAAPQKAAATDVVGGYGYAGLFSDGTGALCSVGFSGFTPAGAPAVISAGHCTEDGALKDTFLTEPSSDTAGGGSQPKVTYPLGEYGFSQFGGPGNTPGSQSTDSVDISVIDVTNDELDLKPEVTDWTNTSDLSASTFPIRSVGDAQLGAFSKSGRTTGYTEGTIDVVNGWLNVEGRLVYGFGGPMTVNQGDSGGPLWQGDTAIGVMSALYDIDGVRHAWGADLKAGLALTGGYTVEVEVGTPALTSPENGGTVGVGGNISGTGQANTTLVVTPESGDPFELSIDGSGNWSFPAPDKLGDYAFTLQAKSGFSTSSVVEASVKVLPQAPVITSPADGAAIESKITKVTGTGLAGATVTLTGDVKGTATVDANGNWTVAAEREEGAYKVTATQQRDGVTSASASTSFTVIPKKPVIDGIVDGSSYSGSAIPTKVAGSGETGADITVTVNGNEVGKTEVEDGKWSVALKDALAPGDYTVVATQTVNGQSNSTSVSFSVAAAPGPSPSPSPSTPGTPSPTPGPQGNLPQTGANDPAPLALGAAVLLLGGLGAVGFRRFRRVNR from the coding sequence ATGAAACGAAACATGAAGCGTGTGGGGTGGGCGAGCGCGTCCGCCGCGCTGGCGCTCGCTGCGACGGGGCTTATCGTCCCGACGGCGGCGTTCGCGGGTGACGCGGAGTCCATTGCTCCGACCTCCGGTCCGCAGTTCGACGCCACCGCCAAGGAACTCCTGAGCAGTGACCAGGTCAAGGTCGTCGGTGCCGACGGTCAGGGCCGCGTCGTCGTCTACACCACGACCGATGAGGCCAACCTCGAGGGCGAGCCCCAGCTCTTCGTCAAGGAGAACTCGAACGTCGTCGTGAAGAAGCTCGACGCCGCGCCGCAGAAGGCCGCCGCGACGGACGTCGTCGGTGGCTACGGCTACGCGGGTCTGTTCTCCGACGGTACCGGTGCGTTGTGCTCGGTCGGTTTCAGCGGGTTCACGCCTGCCGGTGCCCCCGCGGTCATCAGCGCCGGACACTGCACCGAAGACGGCGCTCTGAAGGACACGTTCCTCACCGAGCCCAGCTCCGACACCGCCGGCGGCGGCTCGCAGCCCAAGGTCACGTACCCGCTCGGCGAGTACGGCTTCTCGCAGTTCGGCGGACCGGGCAACACCCCCGGCTCGCAGAGCACCGACTCGGTCGACATCTCGGTGATCGACGTCACCAACGACGAGCTCGACCTCAAGCCCGAGGTCACCGACTGGACCAACACGTCCGACCTGTCGGCATCCACCTTCCCGATCCGCTCGGTCGGCGACGCTCAGCTCGGCGCCTTCTCGAAGTCGGGCCGCACCACCGGTTACACCGAGGGCACGATCGACGTCGTCAACGGCTGGCTGAACGTCGAGGGCCGTCTGGTCTACGGCTTCGGTGGCCCCATGACGGTCAACCAGGGTGACTCGGGTGGACCCCTCTGGCAGGGTGACACCGCGATCGGCGTCATGTCGGCTCTGTACGACATCGACGGCGTCCGTCACGCCTGGGGTGCAGACCTCAAGGCGGGCCTCGCGCTCACCGGTGGCTACACCGTCGAGGTGGAGGTCGGTACTCCCGCACTCACCAGCCCCGAGAACGGCGGCACGGTCGGCGTCGGAGGAAACATCTCCGGCACGGGCCAGGCGAACACCACCCTCGTGGTGACGCCGGAGTCCGGCGACCCGTTCGAACTCAGCATCGACGGATCGGGCAACTGGAGCTTCCCCGCTCCCGACAAGCTCGGTGACTACGCCTTCACGCTGCAGGCCAAGAGCGGCTTCAGCACCTCCAGCGTCGTCGAGGCGTCGGTGAAGGTCCTTCCCCAGGCTCCCGTGATCACGTCGCCCGCTGACGGCGCCGCGATCGAGTCGAAGATCACCAAGGTGACCGGTACCGGCCTCGCCGGCGCCACCGTGACCCTGACCGGTGACGTCAAGGGCACGGCTACGGTCGACGCCAACGGCAACTGGACCGTCGCCGCCGAGCGCGAAGAGGGCGCCTACAAGGTCACCGCCACGCAGCAGCGTGACGGGGTCACCTCGGCTTCCGCTTCCACCTCGTTCACGGTGATCCCCAAGAAGCCCGTCATCGACGGCATCGTCGACGGCAGCAGCTACTCGGGTTCGGCCATCCCCACCAAGGTGGCGGGTTCGGGCGAGACCGGCGCCGACATCACGGTGACCGTCAACGGCAACGAGGTCGGCAAGACCGAGGTCGAGGACGGCAAGTGGTCGGTCGCTCTCAAGGACGCGCTCGCACCCGGTGACTACACCGTCGTCGCCACGCAGACCGTGAACGGCCAGTCCAACAGCACCTCGGTGTCCTTCTCGGTCGCCGCTGCTCCCGGACCGTCGCCCTCGCCGTCGCCGAGCACGCCCGGCACCCCGAGCCCGACCCCGGGCCCGCAGGGCAACCTGCCCCAGACCGGTGCCAACGACCCGGCGCCGCTGGCGCTCGGTGCCGCTGTGCTGCTCCTGGGTGGCCTCGGAGCGGTCGGTTTCCGTCGCTTCCGCCGCGTGAACCGCTAA
- a CDS encoding metallophosphoesterase family protein: protein MPVTRPAMTAALAPLGVAGAAAVGAAVWGVGVERYLFTVRYHAIRVLPKGAEPLRVLHVSDAHMAPWQHRKQEWMARLAELSPDLVVNTGDNLGHRDGLTGIRTAFAPLRGVPGLAVHGSNDFQEPTPRNPLRYFLGPSGNVPAHKHLDVDALDRFFTDDLGWNILDDTAVSLEVKGLRVTAFGVNDAHRNWDRPGEIPPVLETLDAADLTLGVMHAPYRRTLDTFIDLGADVLLAGHTHGGQVRVPFSRKALVSNCDIPLEQARGLSQWTHGERTVPLNVSAGLGHSIYAPVRFACRPEATLLTLLPR, encoded by the coding sequence ATGCCCGTGACGCGTCCCGCAATGACGGCCGCCCTCGCACCCCTCGGGGTCGCGGGGGCGGCCGCTGTCGGGGCCGCGGTGTGGGGGGTGGGCGTCGAGCGCTACCTGTTCACCGTCCGCTATCACGCCATCCGCGTCTTGCCCAAGGGTGCCGAGCCTCTGCGCGTGCTGCACGTCTCGGATGCGCACATGGCTCCGTGGCAGCACCGCAAACAGGAGTGGATGGCCCGGCTTGCCGAGCTCTCCCCCGACCTCGTCGTCAACACCGGCGACAACCTCGGTCACCGCGACGGTCTCACCGGCATCCGCACCGCGTTCGCTCCGCTGCGCGGGGTCCCGGGGCTCGCCGTACACGGCTCGAACGACTTCCAAGAACCGACGCCACGCAATCCGCTCCGCTACTTCCTCGGTCCGTCGGGGAACGTACCCGCGCACAAGCACCTCGATGTCGATGCCCTCGATCGCTTCTTCACCGACGACCTCGGATGGAACATCCTCGATGACACCGCGGTGTCGCTCGAGGTGAAGGGGCTGCGCGTCACCGCCTTCGGCGTGAACGACGCTCACCGCAACTGGGATCGCCCCGGCGAGATCCCGCCGGTCCTCGAGACTCTGGATGCCGCCGACCTCACCCTCGGCGTGATGCACGCGCCGTATCGGCGAACCCTCGACACGTTCATCGATCTGGGCGCGGACGTCCTGCTGGCCGGGCACACGCACGGCGGGCAGGTTCGCGTGCCGTTCAGCCGCAAGGCCCTCGTGTCGAACTGCGATATCCCCCTCGAGCAGGCGCGCGGATTGAGCCAGTGGACGCACGGGGAACGCACGGTGCCGTTGAACGTGAGTGCCGGACTCGGGCACTCCATCTACGCCCCGGTGAGGTTCGCCTGCCGTCCGGAAGCGACGCTGCTCACGCTGCTGCCTCGCTGA